The following coding sequences lie in one Cyanobacterium sp. Dongsha4 genomic window:
- a CDS encoding DUF4926 domain-containing protein: MIELYQRVSLNQNFPEYNLRKGDIATFIDTVPHPEGGEEGYVLEIFNALGESINEVIVPKSAVNPLEENQILTVRSLIEV, from the coding sequence ATGATTGAACTATATCAAAGAGTTTCCCTTAATCAAAACTTCCCCGAATATAACTTGAGAAAAGGAGATATAGCCACCTTTATTGATACCGTGCCTCATCCTGAAGGCGGAGAAGAAGGCTATGTTTTAGAAATATTTAACGCCCTTGGAGAATCAATTAATGAAGTGATAGTGCCGAAAAGTGCCGTTAATCCCCTAGAAGAAAACCAAATTCTCACCGTGCGCTCTTTAATTGAAGTTTAA
- a CDS encoding NAD-dependent epimerase/dehydratase family protein, giving the protein MSQIVLITGSAGLIGSESVKYFVELGFDVVGIDNDMRRVFFGEDASTEWNKNHLLDTYKKNYTHFDVDIRDQGAIASIFEKYNRDISLIIHTAAQPSHDWAVNDPYTDFTINANGTLTLLESTRKYCPQAVFIFCSTNKVYGDTPNFLPLQEEELRWEIDSNHPYFKGIDETMSIDQTQHSLFGASKVAADVLVQEYGRYFEMKTACFRGGCLTGPSHSGTKLHGFLSYLMRCAMTGNHYEVYGYKGKQVRDNIHSYDLVNAFYHFYQNPRVAEVYNIGGSRFSNCSMLEAIALCEEITGKKMNWSYSETNRIGDHIWWISDVSKFQSHYSDWHFQYTIKDILTEIYHNNCDRWLAL; this is encoded by the coding sequence GTGTCACAAATTGTCTTAATTACGGGGTCAGCAGGGTTGATAGGTTCAGAATCTGTCAAATATTTTGTTGAGTTAGGTTTTGATGTGGTGGGTATTGATAATGATATGCGTCGAGTTTTCTTCGGGGAAGATGCCTCTACGGAATGGAACAAAAATCATCTGCTTGACACTTACAAAAAAAACTATACACATTTTGACGTAGATATTCGAGATCAAGGTGCGATCGCATCTATCTTTGAGAAATATAACAGGGATATAAGCCTAATTATCCATACTGCGGCACAACCTTCCCACGATTGGGCAGTAAATGATCCCTATACTGATTTTACTATCAACGCTAATGGTACGCTAACCCTATTGGAAAGTACCCGTAAATATTGCCCCCAAGCGGTTTTTATCTTCTGCTCTACTAATAAAGTTTACGGAGATACACCGAATTTTTTACCCCTGCAAGAAGAAGAATTACGGTGGGAAATTGACTCAAATCATCCCTATTTTAAGGGCATTGATGAAACTATGAGTATTGATCAAACGCAACATTCTCTCTTTGGTGCGTCTAAGGTGGCGGCAGATGTATTAGTACAAGAATATGGAAGGTATTTCGAGATGAAAACTGCTTGTTTTCGGGGGGGTTGCTTAACAGGTCCAAGTCACTCTGGTACTAAGTTGCACGGCTTTTTATCCTACCTGATGCGTTGTGCTATGACTGGTAATCATTACGAGGTTTACGGTTACAAGGGTAAACAAGTTCGGGATAATATTCACAGTTATGACTTGGTTAATGCCTTTTATCATTTCTATCAAAATCCTCGTGTAGCTGAGGTTTATAATATCGGTGGGAGTCGCTTTAGTAATTGTTCGATGTTAGAGGCGATCGCACTTTGTGAGGAGATTACAGGGAAAAAGATGAATTGGAGTTATAGCGAAACAAACCGTATTGGAGATCATATTTGGTGGATTAGCGATGTAAGTAAGTTTCAAAGTCACTATTCTGATTGGCATTTCCAATATACCATTAAGGATATTTTAACGGAAATTTACCATAATAATTGCGATCGATGGTTAGCCCTATAA
- a CDS encoding DUF6883 domain-containing protein, producing MKLPNKVIIPDSKISNYLLIHREEDDKSKFLAQAGFTQANPEQLKIAIIELITNYEAIEDRSNQYGIFYQVKGELKGVNNHNLAVITVWLKRKNDNQIQFITLKPNKEKKQP from the coding sequence ATGAAATTACCAAATAAAGTCATCATTCCTGATAGTAAAATTAGCAATTATTTATTAATCCATCGGGAAGAAGACGATAAATCAAAATTTCTTGCTCAAGCAGGATTTACCCAAGCCAACCCAGAACAATTAAAGATTGCTATTATTGAACTAATTACCAACTATGAAGCCATAGAAGACAGAAGTAATCAATACGGAATTTTCTATCAAGTCAAAGGAGAATTAAAAGGAGTAAATAATCACAATTTAGCCGTCATTACTGTTTGGTTAAAACGGAAAAATGACAATCAAATTCAATTTATCACCCTTAAACCTAACAAGGAGAAAAAACAACCATGA
- a CDS encoding cytochrome P450: MVISSYLFFIDRTLRKWAEMGKLTLFPEMKEMTFEIASVLLLGSEIDNQAEIKLLSKKFGELTKGLFAFPFNLPFTKYGKALKARDFLLQHIEKEIEKRKNNLKEDTISLLLQSQDEEGNRFSEAQIKVQALLMLFAGHETTTSMLTSFCMALAQNPEVREKAILEQKTLMYESDFTMEQIKKMTYLDQVLKEVERFYPPVAGGFRGVVKPFVYNGYYVPKGWQVLYRIERTHTDPNIYTEPKKFAPERFNNERMEHKKNDFSLVGFGGGARFCLGYAFAQLEMKIFASLLLRNYHWQLEPNQDLSLDRIPSLHPRSGLKIALYSGR, translated from the coding sequence TTGGTTATTTCATCATATTTATTTTTCATCGATCGCACCTTGAGAAAATGGGCAGAAATGGGCAAATTGACCCTGTTTCCAGAAATGAAGGAAATGACCTTTGAGATTGCTAGTGTGCTATTGTTGGGCAGTGAAATAGACAATCAGGCAGAAATTAAGCTACTTTCCAAAAAGTTTGGCGAATTAACTAAAGGCTTATTTGCTTTTCCCTTTAATCTACCGTTTACTAAGTACGGCAAAGCTCTAAAAGCGAGGGATTTTCTTTTGCAACATATAGAAAAAGAAATCGAGAAACGGAAAAATAACTTAAAAGAAGATACCATCAGCCTACTACTTCAAAGCCAAGATGAAGAAGGCAACCGTTTTTCTGAAGCTCAAATCAAAGTTCAAGCCTTATTAATGCTATTCGCAGGACATGAAACTACAACGTCCATGTTAACTTCTTTTTGTATGGCTTTGGCACAAAATCCCGAAGTGCGAGAAAAGGCTATTTTAGAACAAAAAACCCTGATGTATGAGTCTGATTTTACGATGGAACAGATCAAAAAAATGACTTATTTAGATCAAGTATTAAAAGAAGTAGAAAGATTCTATCCCCCCGTTGCTGGTGGTTTTCGAGGAGTAGTTAAGCCTTTTGTTTATAATGGCTACTATGTGCCGAAAGGGTGGCAAGTATTGTATAGGATAGAAAGGACTCATACAGATCCTAACATCTATACTGAACCGAAAAAATTCGCTCCTGAAAGATTCAATAATGAGAGAATGGAACATAAAAAGAATGACTTTAGCTTAGTGGGTTTTGGCGGTGGTGCAAGATTTTGTCTCGGTTATGCTTTTGCCCAACTAGAGATGAAAATTTTTGCTAGTCTATTATTGAGAAACTATCATTGGCAACTAGAACCAAATCAGGACTTATCTTTAGATCGTATTCCATCTTTACATCCGCGATCGGGTCTTAAAATAGCATTATACTCAGGAAGATAA
- a CDS encoding putative toxin-antitoxin system toxin component, PIN family, translating into MIRVVIDTNIFVSALLFENSLPFQVVKLAEKTGIILFSEATLGELKQVLSRKKFDKYVTLQEREAFLLKLMTAGENVVIHRKITACRDEKDNKFLELAINGNADFIITGDNDLLVLNPFENIPIINPDVFINSYQ; encoded by the coding sequence ATGATTAGAGTTGTTATAGATACTAATATATTTGTTAGTGCGTTATTGTTTGAAAATTCCCTACCTTTTCAAGTGGTTAAGTTAGCAGAAAAAACGGGAATTATTTTATTTTCTGAAGCTACTTTAGGGGAGTTAAAACAAGTTTTGAGTCGTAAAAAGTTTGATAAATATGTAACATTACAAGAAAGGGAGGCTTTTTTGTTAAAGTTAATGACTGCTGGTGAAAATGTGGTTATTCATCGGAAAATAACGGCTTGTCGTGATGAAAAGGATAATAAGTTTTTAGAGTTAGCTATTAATGGAAACGCTGACTTTATTATTACTGGAGATAATGACTTATTGGTTTTAAATCCTTTTGAAAATATCCCCATTATCAACCCTGATGTTTTTATTAATAGTTATCAATAA
- a CDS encoding phycobiliprotein lyase has protein sequence MDIHNFLDKFVGDWFSQRTTYHLPQNQVDNAKANVTLTLLTADDSKITQLANQYHLNLDLSLGAFGVAAPLVLASSWDNSPDWGKPKQTGESLMLIFRSEDDLNKGNIVRITNSSEVVKGEYVLAEDESLILRITKDDQYLEERINFASDNLRLRNTIFKHNNQVRQTCFYSEIKRVVKKED, from the coding sequence ATGGATATTCATAATTTTTTAGATAAATTTGTTGGTGATTGGTTTTCTCAACGCACTACTTATCATCTTCCTCAAAATCAAGTAGATAATGCAAAAGCTAATGTTACTCTTACTCTTTTAACTGCTGATGATAGCAAAATAACTCAGTTAGCCAACCAATATCATTTGAATCTCGATTTGAGTTTAGGTGCGTTCGGGGTAGCCGCACCCTTGGTGCTCGCATCTAGTTGGGATAATTCACCTGATTGGGGAAAACCAAAACAAACGGGAGAAAGTTTAATGTTAATATTTCGTTCTGAAGATGATCTCAATAAAGGTAATATTGTCAGAATTACGAACTCATCGGAAGTAGTTAAGGGAGAATATGTTTTAGCAGAAGATGAATCATTAATTTTAAGAATAACAAAAGATGATCAATACCTTGAGGAAAGAATTAATTTTGCCAGTGATAATTTACGTCTAAGAAATACTATTTTCAAACACAATAATCAAGTACGACAAACTTGCTTTTATTCCGAAATCAAAAGAGTAGTTAAAAAAGAAGATTAG
- a CDS encoding LapA family protein — protein MGFKSFVLIGSIAFFIIFALQNRGAIALTFFGFNSPALPLFIWILIALFAGMISSLLINLLSNNPIPKTRKNQSLNSPYSPPPQPSPQPIKAKPTISPNQNPPTEMKKPQYQWEEDDVFEDLPDTPIIDTSLPINNPPKNELTYPDTQIQQEFELQENIEADINKIEEEIKSEEQKPIDNSPIEAEAESKTSIPEINKPSEENYPPENLLKPRQASPYSYQSREKTEINPKKIKKTPSQSEEKSPPQAKRTYKGVYDAPYRVIAPAQTNNTPENYDDFDDFDDDWDF, from the coding sequence ATGGGATTTAAAAGTTTTGTTTTAATAGGTTCGATCGCATTTTTTATCATATTTGCATTACAAAATAGAGGTGCGATCGCTCTTACCTTTTTCGGCTTTAACTCCCCTGCCTTACCCCTTTTTATTTGGATACTTATAGCATTATTTGCCGGGATGATTTCTAGTTTATTGATTAATCTTTTAAGTAATAACCCAATTCCAAAAACTAGAAAAAACCAATCTTTGAATTCCCCCTATTCTCCCCCCCCTCAACCATCTCCCCAACCAATAAAAGCAAAACCTACCATTTCCCCTAACCAGAATCCCCCCACAGAAATGAAAAAACCCCAATATCAGTGGGAAGAGGATGATGTTTTTGAAGATTTACCAGATACTCCTATTATCGATACTTCCTTACCCATCAATAACCCTCCAAAAAATGAGCTAACCTATCCCGATACTCAAATACAACAAGAATTTGAATTGCAAGAGAATATAGAAGCGGATATCAACAAAATAGAAGAAGAAATTAAATCTGAAGAACAAAAACCCATTGATAACTCCCCCATTGAAGCTGAAGCAGAAAGCAAAACTTCAATACCAGAAATAAATAAACCCTCAGAGGAAAACTATCCGCCCGAAAATTTACTCAAACCTCGTCAGGCTTCTCCATACTCCTATCAATCAAGAGAAAAAACAGAAATCAACCCAAAAAAAATCAAAAAAACTCCATCACAAAGCGAAGAAAAATCCCCTCCCCAAGCAAAAAGAACCTATAAAGGAGTTTATGATGCACCTTATCGTGTTATTGCTCCCGCCCAAACGAATAATACTCCTGAAAATTACGATGATTTTGATGATTTTGATGATGATTGGGATTTCTGA
- a CDS encoding DUF6398 domain-containing protein, with amino-acid sequence MKNKYDEITNLTDDFCRNYLNDEYLEFSRKLTAVLCNYQPSPLSKGKAKSWACGIIHALGMISFLADSSFEPYMKSSELYQRLGVSESTGCGKSKQIRDLLEMSRLDQEWMMPSVSESHPMAAIANIASTLKQILDWK; translated from the coding sequence ATGAAAAATAAATATGATGAAATAACCAATTTAACAGATGATTTTTGTCGCAATTATCTTAATGACGAATATTTAGAATTTTCTCGAAAATTAACCGCAGTTTTATGCAACTATCAACCATCCCCATTAAGTAAAGGGAAGGCAAAATCTTGGGCTTGTGGTATTATTCATGCCTTAGGGATGATCAGCTTTTTAGCAGATTCTTCTTTTGAACCTTACATGAAATCTTCAGAACTTTATCAACGTTTAGGGGTTTCAGAAAGTACAGGTTGCGGAAAATCAAAACAAATTCGTGATTTACTGGAAATGAGCAGATTGGATCAAGAATGGATGATGCCTAGTGTTTCTGAAAGTCATCCAATGGCGGCAATTGCCAATATAGCAAGCACCTTGAAGCAAATCTTGGATTGGAAATAG
- a CDS encoding pitrilysin family protein, protein MFFRPLYKAFIFGLIIFLAWTNNCELALAKTSLNESSQSIEPYLNQVKENITEFTLNNGIHFIVLENHQAPVISFNTYVDVGGANEPEGKTGVAHFLEHLAFKGTKEIGTIDYEKEKQILEDLDKTFQQIKEAKKENNQEQLTELENKFEQLNNQAHNLVKQNEFGQIIELEGGVGLNAATSADSTVYFYNFPSNKLELWMYLESDRFLNPVFREFYQEKQVILEERKLRTDNSPVGKMVEAFLDTAFTTHPYKRPVIGYEEDIINLTREDVQNFFDSYYGGNNITIAIVGDVNPNEVKQMANKYFGRFPSSAEPAKLNIIEPKQTKTKEVAIEYPSQPWYLEGYHIPNINDPDYVVYDIISSILSSGRTSRLYQSLVDEQKIALSAAGFNGFPGDKYPNLMLFYAMLAPERQLEDLEVALHEQIEKLKLDLVTEEELQRVKTQARASLLRSLNSNAGMAKLLAEYQAKTGDWRNLFLSLDKISAVTAQDIQRVAQNTFTSDNKTVGRLITKPMN, encoded by the coding sequence ATGTTTTTTAGACCCTTATATAAAGCCTTTATTTTCGGATTAATAATCTTTCTCGCTTGGACAAATAATTGTGAACTAGCTTTAGCTAAAACATCCTTAAATGAAAGCAGTCAATCCATAGAACCATATCTCAATCAAGTAAAAGAAAACATCACAGAATTTACCCTTAACAACGGTATTCATTTTATCGTTTTAGAAAATCACCAAGCCCCCGTTATTTCTTTTAACACTTATGTGGATGTTGGTGGTGCTAATGAACCGGAAGGAAAAACAGGAGTTGCCCATTTTTTAGAACATTTAGCCTTTAAGGGGACCAAAGAAATTGGTACGATAGACTATGAAAAAGAAAAACAGATTTTAGAAGACTTAGATAAGACTTTTCAACAAATAAAAGAAGCTAAAAAGGAGAATAATCAAGAACAATTAACCGAATTAGAAAATAAATTTGAACAGTTAAATAATCAAGCCCATAATTTAGTTAAGCAAAATGAATTTGGACAAATAATAGAGTTAGAGGGGGGAGTTGGTTTAAATGCGGCGACTTCGGCAGATTCAACGGTTTACTTTTACAATTTTCCCTCTAATAAATTAGAATTATGGATGTATTTAGAATCCGATCGCTTCTTAAATCCAGTCTTTAGGGAATTTTATCAGGAAAAACAAGTAATTCTCGAAGAAAGAAAGTTGCGTACGGATAATTCTCCTGTAGGCAAAATGGTAGAAGCCTTTTTAGATACCGCTTTTACCACTCATCCTTACAAACGCCCTGTCATCGGTTATGAAGAAGACATCATTAACTTAACCAGAGAGGATGTACAAAATTTCTTTGATAGTTACTATGGGGGTAATAATATTACTATTGCCATTGTCGGAGATGTTAATCCCAACGAAGTTAAGCAAATGGCTAATAAATACTTCGGGCGTTTTCCTTCTAGTGCTGAACCCGCTAAATTAAATATAATCGAACCAAAACAAACTAAAACAAAAGAAGTTGCGATCGAATATCCTTCCCAACCTTGGTATTTAGAAGGCTACCACATCCCTAACATTAACGATCCTGATTATGTGGTTTATGATATTATCAGTTCTATTTTGAGTAGCGGACGTACTTCCCGGTTGTATCAATCCTTAGTAGATGAACAGAAAATAGCTCTTTCGGCGGCAGGGTTTAACGGTTTCCCCGGAGATAAATACCCCAATTTAATGTTATTTTATGCCATGTTAGCTCCTGAAAGACAATTAGAAGATTTAGAAGTAGCTTTACACGAACAGATAGAAAAATTAAAATTAGACTTAGTCACAGAAGAAGAATTGCAAAGGGTAAAAACTCAAGCTAGAGCTAGTTTACTACGCAGTCTTAACTCTAATGCAGGTATGGCGAAGTTATTAGCAGAATATCAAGCTAAAACAGGAGATTGGCGTAATTTGTTTTTAAGTTTAGACAAAATTTCTGCCGTTACTGCCCAAGATATTCAAAGGGTTGCTCAAAATACTTTTACATCTGATAATAAAACTGTGGGTAGATTGATAACAAAACCCATGAATTAG
- the glmU gene encoding bifunctional UDP-N-acetylglucosamine diphosphorylase/glucosamine-1-phosphate N-acetyltransferase GlmU, with translation MLAVAILAAGKGTRMKSQLPKVLHKLGSKSLVERALNSCDLIKPDRSLVIIGYQGDKVKSALNHLSGVEFVEQTEQLGTGHAIQQLMPPLDDFEGDLLVLNGDVPLLRSQTIEELVKTHQENQNDATLLTANMPNPKGYGRVFCDSNNIVTQIVEDRDCNRAQKQNNRINAGVYCFNWQKLKTVLPKLSTNNDQKEYYLTEVFDYLDRVMALDVDDHLEISGINDRCQLAVAYDILQARIKEAWMMAGVTMIDPDSITVEESAQLGIDVIIEPQTHIRGNTIIGNGSHIGPACLIENSQLGENVRALYSVISDAQVANDTKIGPYAHLRGGVVLGESCRVGNFVEIKKSNIGHKTNIAHLSYIGDATLGNQVNIGAGTITANYDGVNKHPTIIGDRTKTGSNSVFVAPVNIGEDVTIAAGSVITHDVPDDSLAIAREKQKVIKGWRKKN, from the coding sequence ATGTTAGCAGTTGCAATCCTCGCCGCAGGAAAAGGAACGAGAATGAAGTCTCAACTTCCTAAAGTGTTACATAAGTTAGGAAGCAAAAGTTTAGTCGAAAGAGCATTAAATAGTTGTGATTTAATCAAACCCGATCGCAGTTTAGTTATTATTGGTTATCAGGGAGACAAGGTCAAATCTGCCCTTAATCATCTGTCTGGAGTCGAATTTGTAGAACAAACAGAGCAATTAGGCACAGGACACGCCATTCAGCAGTTAATGCCTCCTTTAGACGATTTTGAGGGGGATTTATTGGTTTTAAATGGAGATGTACCCCTATTGCGATCGCAAACTATTGAAGAATTAGTCAAAACTCATCAGGAAAACCAAAATGATGCCACTCTCCTAACAGCAAATATGCCCAATCCCAAAGGTTACGGAAGAGTATTTTGCGACAGTAATAATATTGTTACCCAAATCGTAGAAGATAGAGATTGTAATAGAGCCCAAAAACAAAATAATCGCATCAATGCTGGGGTTTACTGTTTCAATTGGCAAAAATTAAAAACCGTTTTACCCAAATTAAGCACTAATAACGATCAAAAAGAATATTACCTCACAGAAGTATTTGACTATCTCGATCGAGTCATGGCTTTAGATGTAGATGATCATTTAGAAATAAGTGGTATTAATGACCGTTGTCAGTTAGCAGTTGCTTACGACATATTACAAGCCAGAATCAAAGAAGCATGGATGATGGCAGGAGTAACTATGATTGATCCCGATAGCATCACCGTTGAAGAATCTGCTCAACTAGGCATAGATGTGATCATAGAGCCTCAGACTCATATTAGGGGAAACACAATAATCGGTAACGGTTCTCATATTGGTCCTGCTTGTCTCATCGAAAATAGTCAACTAGGAGAAAACGTAAGAGCATTGTACTCGGTCATCAGCGATGCTCAAGTAGCAAATGATACAAAAATAGGACCCTATGCCCATTTACGAGGAGGAGTTGTCTTAGGTGAAAGTTGTCGAGTGGGCAATTTCGTAGAAATCAAAAAAAGTAATATTGGACATAAAACAAATATCGCTCATTTATCTTACATTGGAGACGCAACTCTCGGTAATCAAGTCAATATCGGTGCAGGGACTATTACAGCTAACTATGACGGTGTAAATAAACATCCTACCATTATCGGCGATCGCACCAAAACTGGTTCAAATAGTGTCTTTGTCGCACCTGTTAATATAGGCGAAGATGTAACCATTGCGGCAGGTTCAGTTATTACTCACGATGTACCAGACGACAGTCTTGCTATTGCCAGAGAGAAACAAAAAGTAATCAAAGGATGGCGGAAAAAGAATTAA
- the psbQ gene encoding photosystem II protein PsbQ produces MKNLFRPLLCLILVFTTTLLVSCGSPTKAKIPTVYTPEKIAQLEEYRTPIAEARGQMSTLQQLIDAENWVDTRTFIHGPLGELRQNMAIVARKLLPKDQKPAQQIARDLFGHFERIDAAAKDRNSVSAKNEFSEAIKDFDAYLNLVPSNS; encoded by the coding sequence ATGAAAAATTTATTTCGTCCTCTCTTGTGTTTAATTTTAGTCTTTACAACAACATTATTAGTTAGCTGTGGTTCACCTACCAAAGCGAAAATCCCCACCGTTTACACCCCTGAAAAAATTGCTCAATTAGAAGAATATCGTACCCCTATTGCTGAAGCAAGAGGTCAAATGTCCACCCTTCAACAGTTAATTGACGCAGAAAATTGGGTTGATACCAGAACCTTTATTCATGGTCCTTTAGGGGAATTACGTCAAAACATGGCGATTGTAGCCCGTAAATTGTTACCTAAAGATCAAAAACCTGCCCAACAAATTGCCAGAGACTTATTCGGACATTTTGAAAGAATTGATGCGGCCGCCAAAGACAGAAATAGCGTTAGTGCTAAAAATGAGTTTTCAGAAGCCATCAAAGATTTTGATGCTTACTTAAACTTAGTTCCTAGCAACAGTTAA
- a CDS encoding type I restriction endonuclease subunit R, with the protein MPLVCFSPNNSQTGKIASPNPSKIDNLTTPSQINRNLASDRKNETENITCNQEGDRRGGVVWHTQGSGKSLSMVFLAGKLVLCETLNNPTVLILTDRNDLDDQLFDTFASCRQLLRQSPQQAEDRAKVQELLQVASGGIVFSTIQKFAPTDGESLYPQLSDRNNIIVLADEAHRSQYGFKAKQVDIKDETGNVIDKQTKYGFARYIRDALPHATFIGFTGTPIEQSDKNTKEVFGNYIDIYDIGQAVKDGATVPIYYESRLVHLELDELGRQLLEELEDDLQFEDLTATQKAKAKGTQLEALVGATKRVSAIALDIVNHFQQRQKANRGKAMIVTMSRRIAVNLYAEIIKLLPHWHHPELTKGKIKVVMTANASDEENLVQHHTSKKDRQILAQRLKDAEDELEMVIVCDMWLTGFDAPCLHTMYIDKPLKAHNLMQAIARINRVYFEKEGGLVVDYLGLASELKKALSFYAESGGKGQPTLDREVALGLLLTKLEVAVL; encoded by the coding sequence GTGCCTCTGGTATGTTTCTCTCCTAATAACTCCCAGACAGGCAAAATAGCCTCTCCTAACCCCTCTAAAATAGATAATTTAACCACCCCCTCTCAAATCAACAGAAATCTTGCCAGTGACAGAAAAAATGAAACAGAAAACATCACCTGTAATCAAGAAGGAGATAGAAGAGGGGGAGTTGTCTGGCATACCCAAGGAAGCGGAAAATCCCTGTCAATGGTATTTTTAGCAGGTAAATTAGTTCTTTGTGAAACCCTCAACAATCCTACCGTACTCATCCTGACTGACCGTAACGACTTAGATGACCAACTATTTGACACCTTCGCCAGTTGCCGTCAACTACTGCGCCAAAGCCCCCAACAAGCAGAAGATCGAGCTAAAGTGCAAGAACTATTACAAGTCGCCTCTGGGGGGATAGTATTTTCTACTATTCAAAAATTCGCCCCTACCGATGGTGAAAGCCTTTATCCTCAACTGTCAGACCGTAATAATATCATTGTCTTAGCCGATGAAGCCCACCGTAGCCAATACGGCTTTAAAGCCAAACAGGTTGATATTAAAGATGAGACAGGCAACGTAATTGACAAACAAACTAAATACGGCTTTGCCCGTTATATCCGAGATGCCTTACCCCATGCCACCTTTATTGGCTTTACTGGTACACCCATTGAACAAAGCGATAAAAATACTAAAGAAGTTTTCGGTAACTATATTGATATTTATGATATAGGCCAAGCAGTCAAAGACGGTGCTACTGTTCCCATTTACTATGAAAGTAGGCTAGTTCATTTAGAATTGGACGAATTAGGCAGACAACTGCTAGAAGAATTAGAAGATGATTTACAGTTTGAAGACTTAACCGCTACCCAAAAAGCCAAAGCCAAAGGCACTCAACTAGAGGCATTAGTAGGAGCAACAAAACGGGTGAGTGCGATCGCCCTCGACATAGTTAACCACTTTCAACAAAGACAAAAGGCTAATCGTGGTAAGGCAATGATAGTCACCATGAGTCGCCGTATTGCCGTTAACCTCTACGCAGAAATAATTAAACTGCTTCCCCACTGGCATCACCCAGAATTAACCAAAGGCAAAATTAAAGTGGTGATGACGGCTAACGCCTCCGATGAGGAAAATCTAGTCCAACACCACACCAGTAAAAAAGACCGTCAAATCCTCGCCCAACGCCTCAAAGATGCCGAAGATGAACTAGAAATGGTCATTGTCTGTGATATGTGGTTAACAGGATTTGATGCCCCCTGTCTCCATACCATGTACATTGATAAACCCCTCAAAGCCCATAACCTCATGCAAGCGATCGCCCGCATCAACCGAGTTTATTTTGAGAAGGAAGGGGGGTTAGTAGTAGATTACTTAGGGTTAGCCAGTGAACTAAAAAAAGCCCTGAGTTTTTACGCTGAAAGTGGCGGTAAAGGACAACCTACCTTAGATCGAGAAGTGGCTTTAGGCTTATTACTAACCAAATTGGAAGTAGCGGTACTTTGA